The sequence below is a genomic window from Candidatus Zixiibacteriota bacterium.
CAAGCCGCTGACCGACGAAGAGGTCGAGCGTTTCTTTGCCGAGCAGAAAAACACCGGCGTGACCGTTTCCTGCGCGCACGACAGTTATCTGATTAATCTTGGCTCCCCTGATGAAGAACTCTATAAGAAGTCGTATGAGGCGTTCCAAATCGAATTGGAGCGATGTGACATCCTGAAAGTCCCCAATCTGGTAATGCATCCCGGCTCGCATGTCGGCAGCGGTGAAGAGGTCGGGCTGAAACGGATTGCCAACGCCTTCAATATGTTGTTCGAGAAACTCCCTGACAATAAGACAACGGTCTGCCTCGAAACTACCGCCGGTCAAGGCTCCAATCTCGGCTACAGGTTTGAGCAACTGGCGGAGATTGTCGAAATGGTGGAGGATAAGAAAAGGATGGGGGTCTGTCTCGATACCTGCCATATCTTCGCCGCCGGCTACCCGATTCAAAAGGAAGAAGAGTATAAGGCGACTATGAAGGAGTTTGACCGGATATTAGGGCTGGCGCGATTGAGAGTCATCCACTTCAACGATTCGAAAAAGGGGCTCGGCTCAAAAGTTGACCGGCATACTCATATCGGGCAAGGGGAACTGGGGCTGGAGCCGTTTCGACATATTATGAACGATAAACGGCTTCAAAAAATACCGAAGATTCTGGAGACACCTAAGGGGGATGAATTGCTGGAGGATATCGAGAATCTGAAAGTCCTCCGTTCATTGGTGAAGAAATAAGAGGGATACCGGAAGGGGCGAGAGTTGCTTTTATAATAGTGGGCGATGAAGACGTCATTCCGAGCGACGGCGAAACATCACTGCTATCCATAAATCAATCATTGCCTTAACAGACCATTATGACCGCCGCCGTTTTCCGTTGCGATATCGACTCAAAAGTTGTATAATACCGGCAATTCTTTATTAACATTATATATTTATTGGAATTATGAGTAATAGGACTGGACAGATTATTCTGATTGGTATGCTTGCCGGGGTGGTTCTTGGTGCGCTGGGTGGCTATTTTCTGGGCGAACAGATGCTCCAGATTAAGTTTTTGGGGGTTATTTTTCTTAATGCTTTAAAGCTTATTGTTGTCCCGCTAATCATCCTGTCAATGATTGTTGGAGTTACCTCACTGGGGGATATTCGCAAACTGGGAAGAACGGCGGGGAAAACGCTCCTGTATTTTCTGGGCACAACCACAATAGCGGTGCTTTTGGGACTGGTACTGGTCAATATCATTCGCCCCGGTGTCGGCGCCCCCATGATTGGAACCGCCGCTCCGGAAATGATTACCGATTCGGCGCCAATGTCGCTGATTGATATAGTCGTCAGCATGGTCCCGGAGAATTTTTTCAAAGCCGCATCGGAGGGGCAGGTACTGGGACTGATAATTTTCGCTCTTATTTTCGGCGGCGCCCTGACAACACTTGGCGCGGGGGCAAAGAGTGTCATCGACATCCTGGAGACTTTAAATCGCGCCATTATGAAGATAGTCGAACTGATTATCTATTTCGCGCCTGTCGGCGTTTTTGCCCTGATTGGAGGGATTGTAGCGGAAAACCGGGAATCGCTGGGACAGCTCACCTCCGGGTTAGGCTGGTACACACTGACCGTTATAGCCGGGCTTGTCATCCATGGCGTTATTATTCTTCCCCTAATCTTGAGCCTCTTAGGGAAAAGAAATCCCTGGAAATACGTAATAAATATGGGGCAGGTTTTCGCCACGTCATTTACGACTTCCTCCTCATCGGCGACTCTTCCGGTCAACATGACCGCGGTCATTGAGAAAAATAAAGTAGATAAGCGGGCCGGCTCGTTTGTTCTTCCCCTGGGCGCTACTATAAATATGGATGGGACAGCGCTCTATGAAGCGGTAGCGGCCGTATTCATCGCCCAGGTTTATGGCATCGACCTGACCATAGGCCAGCAGGTGATTATATTCATAACGGCTACTTTGGCGTCGATCGGCGCCGCCGGTATTCCCCACGCCGGCACAGTCACCATGGTGTTCGTGCTGTCAGCGGTGGGACTTCCAATAGAAGGAATCGGTTTAATCTGGGCGGTGGACTGGTTTCTGGACCGCTGCCGGACAACTGTCAACGTTTGGGGAGATGCCGTTGGAGCGGCGGTTATTTCTGAGACCGGTGAAATAAAAGCCGGCGAAGTTATCCTGTCGCGAATTAGCCCGGCGCCAGAGACACGGACAGAGAAAACCTATGTCCGCCGGGACCGGCAGGAGCGCCCCGAGCGAATGGAGCGGCGGGAGAGGCCCGAGCGGGGCGAAAGACAGGACCGCCGGGACCGTCCCGAGAGAACTCCTCGCCAGGGACGTTTCGACGAAAGACCGCGGGAGCAGAGACGTCGCGATTATCCCTCCAAAGGTCGGCGCAACGACCAGCGAGGCGGATTCCGTAAGGAGCGCAGCGATGAACCCCGCAAACAGAGCCCATCACCCGATTATATAAAGAAAGAGCTGGAGGAAATACGCAAACAGAAATCTCCGGCAATACCGGTGGCAGGATTCTCCCAGGAAAGTGAGCCTATTGATGCAATGTCGCAGGAGACCGGCCAAAAAGATTCTTTTTTTGATATTGATGTTTCAAAGATAGATTTCTTCCCCGGAGATAAGAAAGAGCCGGACGAGGAAAAAGGCGTTGAAACCGCTCCCGAGCCGGAGACGCCGCCCGACAGAGAATTGACGCCGGATTCGGAACCTCAAGTAAAACAAGAAATTACCGAGAAGGACGGCTCTGAAGAGGAGGATGACTCCTGGGGCAGAATAAAAAAGAAACATCCCAGCCGCTGAGAGATCCAACAACCAGATGGGGACAGTCCGATTTTTAAAACTTTTTCTGAATTTAATAGTTTAATTCAGTGGAAGACGAAAATCGAAAGACTTGTCTGTTAGATCTGTTTATGAAAGAGGTGTTTTGAAGTGAATAGTCTGAAAGTAACCTTCCTGTTTCTCTTGCTGACCATGCTATTTATGGCGGTCGGTTTTGCCCTGGGCGGCAGGAACGGCATGATAATGGCGTTTGGGATTGCCGCCTTGATGAATTTCATCACTTACTGGTTTTCTGACAAGATTGTCTTAAAGATGTATCGCGCCCGCGAGGTGACGGAAGCGAGCAACCGGAGGCTCTGGCGGGTGGTAAGTCACGCATCTCAGAAGGCGATGATACCGATGCCGAAAGTTTATATAATCCCGTCCAAAGCCCCTAACGCGTTTGCTACCGGACGCAGTGTTAATCATGCGGCGGTGGCGGCAACCGAAGGGTTGATTGAGATGCTGAACGATAGCGAGCTGGAAGGAGTCATAGGCCATGAACTGGCGCATATTATCAATAAAGATATGCTGGTCGGAACAATGGCGGCCACCATCGCCGGCGCTATCGGCATTCTGGCATCGATGGCACGCTGGTCGATGATATTCGGAGGGTACTCGCGTGATGACAACCGGGGCAGCAACCCGATTGTTTTGCTGGTGGCGCTGATTGTAGCGCCGATTGCGGCAATGCTGATACAAATGGCGATATCCCGTTCTCGTGAATATAAGGCTGATGCCGAAGGGGGACGGATAACCGGTCAATATCTGCCGCTGGCATCGGCTCTGGAGAAACTTCACAAGGCGCCAGTGCGAATGAACCTGGATGAGCGTCCCGCAACGGCACACTTATTCATCGCCAATCCCCTATCGGGGAAAGGATTTGCCTCCCTCTTTTCGACCCATCCGCCGGTTGAAGAACGTGTGAAGCGTCTTCAGAAACTGGCCATGGGCGGCTACAGCTATTGAAATTGACCCAATCCTGTTAAAGGATGGATAATAAGATATATCTGGAAATGTTAGCCATTCTGGCGCTGATAGGCGCCAATGGCTTTTTTGCTCTCTCGGAATTCTCCATAATCGCCAGCCGCCGAAGTAAATTGAAGCGGATGGCGAAAAGCGGCAGCAGGTCCGCCACCCGCGCCGAAAAACTCCATTCCCGACCCGAAGCGTTTCTTGCCACTGTCCAGGTCGGGATTACTTTTGTCGGGACCCTCGCCGGCGTATTCAGCGGTATGACCATAGTCAACTCCCTGACCCCTTATATCGAAAAAATTCCCAACGCAACTATTTCCGGCGCAGCCCGCTCCATCTCCTTTTTCCTGATTGTTCTGGCCATTTCATTTCTTTCGGTAGTGGTGGGAGAACTGGTGCCGAAATATATCGCCCTGTCTCGTCCCGAGAAAATCGCCGCCGCCGTCTCCTCTCCCATGACCCTGTTTATGAAAGTGACTTTCTTTTTTGTGAGGCTGCTTTCCGGCACGGCGCGCGGCGTTATCCGTCTTCTGGGAATCAAAGTCGGTTCCGAAGCAAGCAGTATCACCGAAGACGAGATAAACATAATTATCGCGGAAGGTCTGGAAAAGGGGATATTCGACGTCACCGAACAGGAATTGATAACCTCGGTCTTCGACTTCTCCGACCGCACCGCCCGTCACGCCATGACTCCCCGCACCGAAATCGTCGGGGTCGATATTAACTGGCCGATGGATAAGGCGCTACAGTTCATAACCGAGAACGGTTTCTCACGCTACCCCGTTTATGACCGTTCCCTCGATAATATCATCGGGATGATTTACACCAAGGATGTTATTCGAGTGATGCAGCACTCGGCGCTGATAATAATCAGGGATATCATCCGCAAGCCGATATTTGTCCCGGACTCGATGAAACTGAATGTCCTCCTGGGGGCTTTTAAGAAGAAGCGGGTTCACGCCG
It includes:
- a CDS encoding deoxyribonuclease IV codes for the protein KPLTDEEVERFFAEQKNTGVTVSCAHDSYLINLGSPDEELYKKSYEAFQIELERCDILKVPNLVMHPGSHVGSGEEVGLKRIANAFNMLFEKLPDNKTTVCLETTAGQGSNLGYRFEQLAEIVEMVEDKKRMGVCLDTCHIFAAGYPIQKEEEYKATMKEFDRILGLARLRVIHFNDSKKGLGSKVDRHTHIGQGELGLEPFRHIMNDKRLQKIPKILETPKGDELLEDIENLKVLRSLVKK
- a CDS encoding hemolysin family protein, whose amino-acid sequence is MDNKIYLEMLAILALIGANGFFALSEFSIIASRRSKLKRMAKSGSRSATRAEKLHSRPEAFLATVQVGITFVGTLAGVFSGMTIVNSLTPYIEKIPNATISGAARSISFFLIVLAISFLSVVVGELVPKYIALSRPEKIAAAVSSPMTLFMKVTFFFVRLLSGTARGVIRLLGIKVGSEASSITEDEINIIIAEGLEKGIFDVTEQELITSVFDFSDRTARHAMTPRTEIVGVDINWPMDKALQFITENGFSRYPVYDRSLDNIIGMIYTKDVIRVMQHSALIIIRDIIRKPIFVPDSMKLNVLLGAFKKKRVHAAIVLDEYGGTAGLITLEDLLEEIVGEIQDEHDTEPREFVKRSESLAYAAGGFRVDELNDEFHTELPEDGPTTLAGLVVEHLGRPAAKGEEIVIKNLKFVVLEADGNRLKRLKIERLPQDESYSI
- a CDS encoding dicarboxylate/amino acid:cation symporter, which codes for MSNRTGQIILIGMLAGVVLGALGGYFLGEQMLQIKFLGVIFLNALKLIVVPLIILSMIVGVTSLGDIRKLGRTAGKTLLYFLGTTTIAVLLGLVLVNIIRPGVGAPMIGTAAPEMITDSAPMSLIDIVVSMVPENFFKAASEGQVLGLIIFALIFGGALTTLGAGAKSVIDILETLNRAIMKIVELIIYFAPVGVFALIGGIVAENRESLGQLTSGLGWYTLTVIAGLVIHGVIILPLILSLLGKRNPWKYVINMGQVFATSFTTSSSSATLPVNMTAVIEKNKVDKRAGSFVLPLGATINMDGTALYEAVAAVFIAQVYGIDLTIGQQVIIFITATLASIGAAGIPHAGTVTMVFVLSAVGLPIEGIGLIWAVDWFLDRCRTTVNVWGDAVGAAVISETGEIKAGEVILSRISPAPETRTEKTYVRRDRQERPERMERRERPERGERQDRRDRPERTPRQGRFDERPREQRRRDYPSKGRRNDQRGGFRKERSDEPRKQSPSPDYIKKELEEIRKQKSPAIPVAGFSQESEPIDAMSQETGQKDSFFDIDVSKIDFFPGDKKEPDEEKGVETAPEPETPPDRELTPDSEPQVKQEITEKDGSEEEDDSWGRIKKKHPSR
- a CDS encoding zinc metalloprotease HtpX, with translation MNSLKVTFLFLLLTMLFMAVGFALGGRNGMIMAFGIAALMNFITYWFSDKIVLKMYRAREVTEASNRRLWRVVSHASQKAMIPMPKVYIIPSKAPNAFATGRSVNHAAVAATEGLIEMLNDSELEGVIGHELAHIINKDMLVGTMAATIAGAIGILASMARWSMIFGGYSRDDNRGSNPIVLLVALIVAPIAAMLIQMAISRSREYKADAEGGRITGQYLPLASALEKLHKAPVRMNLDERPATAHLFIANPLSGKGFASLFSTHPPVEERVKRLQKLAMGGYSY